In Piliocolobus tephrosceles isolate RC106 chromosome 12, ASM277652v3, whole genome shotgun sequence, one DNA window encodes the following:
- the ZNF41 gene encoding zinc finger protein 41 isoform X2, with product MAANGDSSPWSPVVAAEGRGSSCEASVSFEDVTVDFSREEWQHLDPAQRRLYWDVTLENYSHLLSVGYQVPKSEAAFKLEQGEGPWTLAGEAPHQSCSGEAIEKMQQQGIPGELFFHCERFDQPIGEDSLCSILEALWQDNDQLERYHENQNNLLSHVKVLIKERGYERKNIEKIIHVTTKLVPSIKRLRNCDTILKHTLNSHNHNRNSATKNLGKIFGNGNNFPHSPSSTKNENAKTGANSCEHDHYEKHLSHKQALTHHQKIHPEEKLYMCTECVTGFTQKSHLFEHQRIHAGEKSHECDKSNKVFPQKPQVDAHLSVYTAEKPYLCTQCGKVFTLKSNLITHQKIHTGQKPYKCSECGKAFFQRSDLFRHLRIHTGEKPYECSECGKGFSQNSDLSIHQKTHTGEKHYECNECGKAFTRKSALRMHQRIHTGEKPYVCADCGKAFIQKSHFNTHQRIHTGEKPYECSDCGKSFTKKSQLHVHQRIHTGEKPYICTECGKVFTHRTNLTTHQKTHTGEKPYMCAECGKAFTDQSNLIKHQKTHTGEKPYKCNGCGKAFIWKSRLKIHQKSHIGERHYECKDCGKAFIQKSTLSVHQRIHTGEKPYVCPECGKAFIQKSHFIAHHRIHTGEKPYECSDCGKCFTKKSQLRVHQKIHTGEKPNICAECGKAFTDRSNLITHQKIHTREKPYKCGDCGKTFTWKSRLNIHQKSHTGERHYECSKCGKAFIQKATLSMHQIIHTGKKPYACTECQKAFTDRSNLVKHQKTHSGEKRYKASD from the exons ATGGCAGCTAATGGGGACTCTTCCCCATGGTCCCCGGTCGTGGCTGCAGAGGGACGTGGCAGCTCATGTGag GCTTCAGTGTCATTTGAGGATGTGACTGTGGACTTCAGCAGGGAGGAGTGGCAGCACTTGGATCCTGCCCAGAGACGCCTGTACTGGGATGTGACACTAGAGAACTACAGCCACCTGCTCTCAGTGG GGTACCAAGTTCCCAAGTCAGAGGCCGCCTTCAAGTTGGAGCAAGGAGAGGGGCCATGGACGCTGGCAGGGGAAGCCCCACATCAGAGCTGTTCAG gtgaGGCTATTGAGAAAATGCAGCAACAGGGAATTCCTGGAGAACTTTTCTTCCACTGTGAGAGATTTGATCAACCCATAGGAGAAGATTCATTGTGTTCTATTTTAGAAGCACTGTGGCAAGATAATGACCAGTTAGAGCGATATCACGAAAACCAGAATAACCTTTTAAGTCATGTGAAAGTATTGATTAAGGAGAGGGGCTATGAAcgtaaaaacattgaaaaaataattcatgtgaCTACCAAGCTTGTTCCTTCAATTAAAAGACTCCGTAACTGTGACACAATTTTGAAGCACACTTTAAACTCACATAATCATAATAGAAACAGTGCAACAAAGAACCTTGGCAAGATTTTTGGAAATGGTAATAATTTCCCCCATAGCCCTTCTTCTACTAAGAATGAGAATGCTAAGACAGGAGCAAATTCCTGTGAACATGATCACTATGAAAAACATCTCAGCCACAAACAAGCTCTCACCCACCATCAGAAAATTCATCCTGAGGAGAAGCTTTATATGTGTACTGAATGTGTAACAGGCTTCACTCAGAAGTCACATCTGTTTGAGCATCAGAGAATTCATGCTGGAGAAAAGTCCCATGAATGTGACAAGAGCAACAAAGTCTTCCCCCAGAAACCCCAGGTTGATGCACATCTGAGTGTTTATACAGCAGAAAAACCCTATCTGTGTACTCAATGTGGGAAAGTCTTTACCCTCAAATCAAACCTCATTACACATCAAAAAATTCATACcgggcagaaaccctacaaatgcagtgaatgtggaaaagccttttTCCAGAGATCAGACCTCTTCAGACATCTGAGAATTCATACAGGAGAAAAACCTTATGaatgcagtgaatgtggaaaaGGCTTCTCCCAGAACTCAGACCTCAGTATACATCAGAAAACTCATACCGGAGAGAAACACTATGAATGCAATGAATGTGGGAAGGCTTTCACAAGAAAATCAGCACTCAGGATGCATCAGAGAatccacacaggagagaaaccttatgTATGCGCTGACTGTGGGAAGGCCTTCATCCagaaatcacatttcaacacacatcagagaattcacactggagaaaagccGTATGAATGCAGCGACTGCGGGAAATCCTTCACTAAGAAATCACAACTCCATGTGCATCAAAGAATTCACACCGGAGAGAAACCCTATATATGTACAGAATGTGGAAAGGTCTTCACTCACAGGACAAACCTCACCACACATCAGAAAACTCATACTGGGGAGAAACCCTATATGTGTGCTGAATGTGGAAAGGCTTTTACTGACCAGTCAAATCTCATTAAACACCAGaaaactcacactggagagaaaccctataagtGCAATGGCTGTGGGAAAGCCTTCATATGGAAGTCACGCCTCAAAATACATCAGAAATCTCATATTGGAGAGAGACACTATGAATGCAAGGACTGCGGGAAAGCCTTTATCCAGAAATCAACACTAAGCGTGCATCAGAGAATccatacaggagagaaaccctacgtTTGTCCTGAATGCGGGAAGGCCTTTATCCAGAAATCACACTTCATTGCGCATCATAGAatccatactggagagaagccttatgAATGCAGCGACTGTGGGAAATGCTTCACTAAGAAGTCACAACTCCGTGTGCATCAGAAAATCCACACAGGTGAGAAGCCCAATATATGTGCtgaatgtgggaaggccttcacTGACCGATCAAATCTCATAACGCATCAGAAAATCCACACTAgggagaaaccctataaatgtggTGACTGCGGGAAAACCTTCACCTGGAAGTCACGCCTCAATATACATCAGAAGTCTCATACTGGAGAAAGACACTATGAATGTAGTaaatgtgggaaagctttcaTCCAGAAAGCCACACTAAGTATGCATCAGATAATTCATACAGGAAAGAAACCTTATGCTTGTACAGAATGTCAGAAGGCCTTTACTGACAGATCGAATCTCGTTAAACACCAGAAAACGCATAGTGGAGAAAAACGCTATAAAGCCAGTGACTGA
- the ZNF41 gene encoding zinc finger protein 41 isoform X1: protein MGTLPHGPRSWLQRDVAAHVRIVSLQASVSFEDVTVDFSREEWQHLDPAQRRLYWDVTLENYSHLLSVGYQVPKSEAAFKLEQGEGPWTLAGEAPHQSCSGEAIEKMQQQGIPGELFFHCERFDQPIGEDSLCSILEALWQDNDQLERYHENQNNLLSHVKVLIKERGYERKNIEKIIHVTTKLVPSIKRLRNCDTILKHTLNSHNHNRNSATKNLGKIFGNGNNFPHSPSSTKNENAKTGANSCEHDHYEKHLSHKQALTHHQKIHPEEKLYMCTECVTGFTQKSHLFEHQRIHAGEKSHECDKSNKVFPQKPQVDAHLSVYTAEKPYLCTQCGKVFTLKSNLITHQKIHTGQKPYKCSECGKAFFQRSDLFRHLRIHTGEKPYECSECGKGFSQNSDLSIHQKTHTGEKHYECNECGKAFTRKSALRMHQRIHTGEKPYVCADCGKAFIQKSHFNTHQRIHTGEKPYECSDCGKSFTKKSQLHVHQRIHTGEKPYICTECGKVFTHRTNLTTHQKTHTGEKPYMCAECGKAFTDQSNLIKHQKTHTGEKPYKCNGCGKAFIWKSRLKIHQKSHIGERHYECKDCGKAFIQKSTLSVHQRIHTGEKPYVCPECGKAFIQKSHFIAHHRIHTGEKPYECSDCGKCFTKKSQLRVHQKIHTGEKPNICAECGKAFTDRSNLITHQKIHTREKPYKCGDCGKTFTWKSRLNIHQKSHTGERHYECSKCGKAFIQKATLSMHQIIHTGKKPYACTECQKAFTDRSNLVKHQKTHSGEKRYKASD, encoded by the exons ATGGGGACTCTTCCCCATGGTCCCCGGTCGTGGCTGCAGAGGGACGTGGCAGCTCATGTGag GATTGTGTCGTTACAGGCTTCAGTGTCATTTGAGGATGTGACTGTGGACTTCAGCAGGGAGGAGTGGCAGCACTTGGATCCTGCCCAGAGACGCCTGTACTGGGATGTGACACTAGAGAACTACAGCCACCTGCTCTCAGTGG GGTACCAAGTTCCCAAGTCAGAGGCCGCCTTCAAGTTGGAGCAAGGAGAGGGGCCATGGACGCTGGCAGGGGAAGCCCCACATCAGAGCTGTTCAG gtgaGGCTATTGAGAAAATGCAGCAACAGGGAATTCCTGGAGAACTTTTCTTCCACTGTGAGAGATTTGATCAACCCATAGGAGAAGATTCATTGTGTTCTATTTTAGAAGCACTGTGGCAAGATAATGACCAGTTAGAGCGATATCACGAAAACCAGAATAACCTTTTAAGTCATGTGAAAGTATTGATTAAGGAGAGGGGCTATGAAcgtaaaaacattgaaaaaataattcatgtgaCTACCAAGCTTGTTCCTTCAATTAAAAGACTCCGTAACTGTGACACAATTTTGAAGCACACTTTAAACTCACATAATCATAATAGAAACAGTGCAACAAAGAACCTTGGCAAGATTTTTGGAAATGGTAATAATTTCCCCCATAGCCCTTCTTCTACTAAGAATGAGAATGCTAAGACAGGAGCAAATTCCTGTGAACATGATCACTATGAAAAACATCTCAGCCACAAACAAGCTCTCACCCACCATCAGAAAATTCATCCTGAGGAGAAGCTTTATATGTGTACTGAATGTGTAACAGGCTTCACTCAGAAGTCACATCTGTTTGAGCATCAGAGAATTCATGCTGGAGAAAAGTCCCATGAATGTGACAAGAGCAACAAAGTCTTCCCCCAGAAACCCCAGGTTGATGCACATCTGAGTGTTTATACAGCAGAAAAACCCTATCTGTGTACTCAATGTGGGAAAGTCTTTACCCTCAAATCAAACCTCATTACACATCAAAAAATTCATACcgggcagaaaccctacaaatgcagtgaatgtggaaaagccttttTCCAGAGATCAGACCTCTTCAGACATCTGAGAATTCATACAGGAGAAAAACCTTATGaatgcagtgaatgtggaaaaGGCTTCTCCCAGAACTCAGACCTCAGTATACATCAGAAAACTCATACCGGAGAGAAACACTATGAATGCAATGAATGTGGGAAGGCTTTCACAAGAAAATCAGCACTCAGGATGCATCAGAGAatccacacaggagagaaaccttatgTATGCGCTGACTGTGGGAAGGCCTTCATCCagaaatcacatttcaacacacatcagagaattcacactggagaaaagccGTATGAATGCAGCGACTGCGGGAAATCCTTCACTAAGAAATCACAACTCCATGTGCATCAAAGAATTCACACCGGAGAGAAACCCTATATATGTACAGAATGTGGAAAGGTCTTCACTCACAGGACAAACCTCACCACACATCAGAAAACTCATACTGGGGAGAAACCCTATATGTGTGCTGAATGTGGAAAGGCTTTTACTGACCAGTCAAATCTCATTAAACACCAGaaaactcacactggagagaaaccctataagtGCAATGGCTGTGGGAAAGCCTTCATATGGAAGTCACGCCTCAAAATACATCAGAAATCTCATATTGGAGAGAGACACTATGAATGCAAGGACTGCGGGAAAGCCTTTATCCAGAAATCAACACTAAGCGTGCATCAGAGAATccatacaggagagaaaccctacgtTTGTCCTGAATGCGGGAAGGCCTTTATCCAGAAATCACACTTCATTGCGCATCATAGAatccatactggagagaagccttatgAATGCAGCGACTGTGGGAAATGCTTCACTAAGAAGTCACAACTCCGTGTGCATCAGAAAATCCACACAGGTGAGAAGCCCAATATATGTGCtgaatgtgggaaggccttcacTGACCGATCAAATCTCATAACGCATCAGAAAATCCACACTAgggagaaaccctataaatgtggTGACTGCGGGAAAACCTTCACCTGGAAGTCACGCCTCAATATACATCAGAAGTCTCATACTGGAGAAAGACACTATGAATGTAGTaaatgtgggaaagctttcaTCCAGAAAGCCACACTAAGTATGCATCAGATAATTCATACAGGAAAGAAACCTTATGCTTGTACAGAATGTCAGAAGGCCTTTACTGACAGATCGAATCTCGTTAAACACCAGAAAACGCATAGTGGAGAAAAACGCTATAAAGCCAGTGACTGA
- the ZNF41 gene encoding zinc finger protein 41 isoform X3: MQQQGIPGELFFHCERFDQPIGEDSLCSILEALWQDNDQLERYHENQNNLLSHVKVLIKERGYERKNIEKIIHVTTKLVPSIKRLRNCDTILKHTLNSHNHNRNSATKNLGKIFGNGNNFPHSPSSTKNENAKTGANSCEHDHYEKHLSHKQALTHHQKIHPEEKLYMCTECVTGFTQKSHLFEHQRIHAGEKSHECDKSNKVFPQKPQVDAHLSVYTAEKPYLCTQCGKVFTLKSNLITHQKIHTGQKPYKCSECGKAFFQRSDLFRHLRIHTGEKPYECSECGKGFSQNSDLSIHQKTHTGEKHYECNECGKAFTRKSALRMHQRIHTGEKPYVCADCGKAFIQKSHFNTHQRIHTGEKPYECSDCGKSFTKKSQLHVHQRIHTGEKPYICTECGKVFTHRTNLTTHQKTHTGEKPYMCAECGKAFTDQSNLIKHQKTHTGEKPYKCNGCGKAFIWKSRLKIHQKSHIGERHYECKDCGKAFIQKSTLSVHQRIHTGEKPYVCPECGKAFIQKSHFIAHHRIHTGEKPYECSDCGKCFTKKSQLRVHQKIHTGEKPNICAECGKAFTDRSNLITHQKIHTREKPYKCGDCGKTFTWKSRLNIHQKSHTGERHYECSKCGKAFIQKATLSMHQIIHTGKKPYACTECQKAFTDRSNLVKHQKTHSGEKRYKASD, from the coding sequence ATGCAGCAACAGGGAATTCCTGGAGAACTTTTCTTCCACTGTGAGAGATTTGATCAACCCATAGGAGAAGATTCATTGTGTTCTATTTTAGAAGCACTGTGGCAAGATAATGACCAGTTAGAGCGATATCACGAAAACCAGAATAACCTTTTAAGTCATGTGAAAGTATTGATTAAGGAGAGGGGCTATGAAcgtaaaaacattgaaaaaataattcatgtgaCTACCAAGCTTGTTCCTTCAATTAAAAGACTCCGTAACTGTGACACAATTTTGAAGCACACTTTAAACTCACATAATCATAATAGAAACAGTGCAACAAAGAACCTTGGCAAGATTTTTGGAAATGGTAATAATTTCCCCCATAGCCCTTCTTCTACTAAGAATGAGAATGCTAAGACAGGAGCAAATTCCTGTGAACATGATCACTATGAAAAACATCTCAGCCACAAACAAGCTCTCACCCACCATCAGAAAATTCATCCTGAGGAGAAGCTTTATATGTGTACTGAATGTGTAACAGGCTTCACTCAGAAGTCACATCTGTTTGAGCATCAGAGAATTCATGCTGGAGAAAAGTCCCATGAATGTGACAAGAGCAACAAAGTCTTCCCCCAGAAACCCCAGGTTGATGCACATCTGAGTGTTTATACAGCAGAAAAACCCTATCTGTGTACTCAATGTGGGAAAGTCTTTACCCTCAAATCAAACCTCATTACACATCAAAAAATTCATACcgggcagaaaccctacaaatgcagtgaatgtggaaaagccttttTCCAGAGATCAGACCTCTTCAGACATCTGAGAATTCATACAGGAGAAAAACCTTATGaatgcagtgaatgtggaaaaGGCTTCTCCCAGAACTCAGACCTCAGTATACATCAGAAAACTCATACCGGAGAGAAACACTATGAATGCAATGAATGTGGGAAGGCTTTCACAAGAAAATCAGCACTCAGGATGCATCAGAGAatccacacaggagagaaaccttatgTATGCGCTGACTGTGGGAAGGCCTTCATCCagaaatcacatttcaacacacatcagagaattcacactggagaaaagccGTATGAATGCAGCGACTGCGGGAAATCCTTCACTAAGAAATCACAACTCCATGTGCATCAAAGAATTCACACCGGAGAGAAACCCTATATATGTACAGAATGTGGAAAGGTCTTCACTCACAGGACAAACCTCACCACACATCAGAAAACTCATACTGGGGAGAAACCCTATATGTGTGCTGAATGTGGAAAGGCTTTTACTGACCAGTCAAATCTCATTAAACACCAGaaaactcacactggagagaaaccctataagtGCAATGGCTGTGGGAAAGCCTTCATATGGAAGTCACGCCTCAAAATACATCAGAAATCTCATATTGGAGAGAGACACTATGAATGCAAGGACTGCGGGAAAGCCTTTATCCAGAAATCAACACTAAGCGTGCATCAGAGAATccatacaggagagaaaccctacgtTTGTCCTGAATGCGGGAAGGCCTTTATCCAGAAATCACACTTCATTGCGCATCATAGAatccatactggagagaagccttatgAATGCAGCGACTGTGGGAAATGCTTCACTAAGAAGTCACAACTCCGTGTGCATCAGAAAATCCACACAGGTGAGAAGCCCAATATATGTGCtgaatgtgggaaggccttcacTGACCGATCAAATCTCATAACGCATCAGAAAATCCACACTAgggagaaaccctataaatgtggTGACTGCGGGAAAACCTTCACCTGGAAGTCACGCCTCAATATACATCAGAAGTCTCATACTGGAGAAAGACACTATGAATGTAGTaaatgtgggaaagctttcaTCCAGAAAGCCACACTAAGTATGCATCAGATAATTCATACAGGAAAGAAACCTTATGCTTGTACAGAATGTCAGAAGGCCTTTACTGACAGATCGAATCTCGTTAAACACCAGAAAACGCATAGTGGAGAAAAACGCTATAAAGCCAGTGACTGA